The Colias croceus chromosome 22, ilColCroc2.1 DNA window ttgtttgaatgcgctaatctcaggaactactggtcagttttgaaaaaaattttctgcgttagatagcccatttattgaggaaggctataggttataatatatcaacACGCTATGAACAATAGGAATATATAGAAATAGGAATAGGAATGCGGGTAAAACATCCAGCTCAACTCTCACAACGTTTCTTCCTGTATCTCTCTGTTCAACGTTCCATCTTTATgtatcttttaaatataataatattagactCATTTCTTAGGCTTCCTGGACGCTACTCCTGTGCTCTGTAGAAACATGGGCTCTTATAACCGCAAGAGCCTTGGTCGGTGTGACCATGTCTGGTGTGTATGTAGTCTGCCCCATATACATTAAAGAGATCAGCGATGACTCTATTAGAGGCAGTTTGGGTTGCTTGGTGagtgttatttttatctatatcaAAAAGCCAACATTTGAATTGAGAAAGTCTGTTGAAGTGataacttctttagcggcgtagagcactttttctgtaatgggtataaaatcttaaactcgcgtcaggacacgtgacctgatcgaaaaagcggaCGGATGGAGAGTAGACAGCTATCCCCTCTCTACTACGCacgttttcacttctgccagcactcccggagtgcaacccgtatttttttctttttctttacttttagAGACGATTTTATGGTATGATTTTTGTAGAGTAACATAGTTAAGAGGCTAGACAGTGAAATAGTTGGCTTTTTACTGTGGTGAAATATCTCATTTCTATGGGAATGTTCTTTGATCATGCGAGGCTAGCCGCTGGTAGAATgaaaagattatattatttgctaaAGAAAGaaggaaagaaaaaaaattgtgtgcgtgtacacacgtaagaagtgaaacttctttatgaccttattttatATCTTGTTAAAATGATATGCTATCCCTACTCCGCTGGAGAAAGTATAattacgtcgaatcacgcgtggtagggataagaataagatggcgcgtaacggaaaaatgtcacgcgtaacgaaaaaatgttacactaaatttttttccaaccccgataaagaagtttcacttcaaaaatattcgtCTACCGTTATTGAATAAGAAAACAGTTACACTGTTGAAtaagaaaacaattaaaaatacttaaatttaaactgTATCTAAAATGCATGGTACAAAAATGGAGACCTTTCAATATATGCGGCATTTTCAAAGCAGACGCAGTGCTGATTTTCAGAAGTACTCTATTTTAAGGGGTAGTTAGACAAcagttaaatttttgaatcatagaaaactataataataattataaatgttcaaACGATATAAGAAACTAAACGACTTTGTAAcgttattattgttttagatTGGAGTGTTCCATACCGTGGGCAATTTATTTCTCTACGTGATTGGAGACATGCTCAACTACAACACAATTCTCTGGATTTGTCTGTCAATACCGTTTATTCATATGTTGATATTTACGACTATGCCAGAAACACCGTCGTACCTTATGAAGAGGGGGAAAGACGAGGTGagtacttattataattattaagtaataagtGTAAGGAttggaataattaaaattaaaggtaGAATAATAAACTGAATAGTTACCattatcatttaattaataacaattaagtatgctaataaagataatttaaaaagcaaataaCGTTACTTGTTAACATCTAAAAGTGTCATGATGTAGGATTTATGAAATTGATACTAGatgtgattaaaataaaatacattattgtttAGCAAGCAGTAAAAGCATTGGCATGGCTGCGTTGTAAATCTGAAAATGACGTAGACGTAATTAAAGAGTTGGAACGTATGAGAAATGAGCAAGAAAATGATGCTGAAGCTAATAAATTCCTGCTTAAAAGTATATGTAAGTATCCTATAGTTTTTGTAATAGATATAGTTTAGCTAAAATTATCAGATGAAGAGAATCTCCCAAAGAAAGTAAATTACCAAAAAGTATTTGTTAAAAAGCTACATCTGATTTGGAATATAAAGAACAATGATGTATACAGCTGAATATCACACAAAATAGAGAGttgtatacaataaataaaatgttgtatcagaaggataaaatattataaacacaatTAATGACATAGAAATTTTCTTCGGTGCTAATGATGCATGCAATTTAGAAgcataaatcaataataataagagGAACTTTAGAATGTAATTAAATCTCGAAGTTTccaatctatataatataaaaatgaatcgcaaaatgtgttggtaagcgcataactcgagaacaactgaaccgatttcgttaattctttttttaaatttacattttttgaagtacgaggatggttcttatggagagaaaacgtaaaaatgtaccacgggcgaagccggggcgggccgctagtaacaaataaatttaataacatacacgcaaataatcacattcctTGATAACAATTTTACAGCGTTCTATGTGGTTCTTTTTCCTTAAAGATCAACTGTgtcaaacaaattttatattttccgtttaaacaaacacaatttaatattaatagcaCATTATCTTTTGTACATTGTATggctgtaataaaataattgtaaacaatCCGTGGCTTTCCTAAAAAtcttaatgtaaataaatttatttctttttcaaaCATTGAATTTGTGATTAGTGAATGTTATATCAAGTTCAGGTATTTCATGTTCATGGTCGAATAGTAGTCGAAGCATTATATTGTAACAAGTATTGTGCCCAAGGTTCTCTCGTGGTTAACTTACAGTTCTTTAACTTATAGTaacttttgaagtgaaacttctttcagtgcgttgagagtaaaatttcaaggtcgcatcaTGGTCAtatcgtcacgtcatggagtaaggcgacgattttggtatctttgaatctttccaaagaagtttcacttttgataCTTGTACTCGACAcacacgctcattttttattgtcaCTTCTAACTCTTCTTTAAGTTTCTTACATAAGCACATAAATGGAtctccataatattatattaaaaaagaagaaagaGTCGTTAAATACTATGATAGGTTATTAGGTTCTTATACCTTTTCTTATCATTACATGTTATAGCATttcttattaattagtaattttattttttagacaaCAACAAAATCCTCTTCAGAGCATTTTGCATAGCTTTGATAGCCGTATTAGCAAGAGAGGCGTGCGGAGCTGTTCCAGTTCTGAACTTCGCTGGAGAAATCTTCACAGTATCGTCCGAAGGTTCAGGGTTAATCCTGTCACCAAATCAGCAAGCGATTCTGTTGGGTGCTGTGCAAGTTTTGGGGTCTGTAGTGGCGAGTAGTGTTGTGGAAAAAACTGGAAGAAAGGTAAGAAACTATGCTtcttgaatttgatattttagttttacaacataatatatttttttaaagaacagAAAACATCATATTGTTACTAAACCGAAGACGCGGGTTCGGATCCCGTCTCGATTTTTATTAACGATAAGAACGTTTGGGAGatattagattatattatatagagttTGGGACAACCgacgatttaatataaattttcataatatgttgtatttaaatattttttcaaacattttgtaGCATCTGAAATAAGAGATATTTACCTAAAACAAACtgacataatatgtatatctatgATGAATAAGGTATTTCCAATCTTATTTCACCATAAATGTTTTccattgataaaatttatctctgaaaagtttgtcttatattttttattttgtttcagtcCCTCATGTTCTTCACATCCCTGCTCTCTGGAATAAGTATGGGTTCGTTGGCAACATGGTTCCTGTTGAAGGAACTGGGTGTGTACGCGACGTCCTGGGTTCCTTTGCTGACACTTTGTATGTGCATCTTCTGTGATTCAGCTGGACTGCAGCCTGTTGCCATGGTGGTAGCTGGTGAAATATTCTCGTTCAAGGTAAGAATATGATTAGTATttagcaaaaatatttataaatcttttcaattccttatcataatataaattacattaggTATTATATTGTCTAATAATAAATGGTGATAATATGTTCACcttaattgaaatgaaaaaaatgatgagagataatacaatatatgttaattcgtttaatacgtatacaaaactaaatttaaaatactttaaggATCTAAATGTTCAAACAGTTTAATAACCCATCAACTATCTTTACAGTACCGAGGAACAGTCATGGCCATAGCCATGTCCATAGCATCATTCTCCGACTTCATACAGCTTCTATTCTTCAAGCCGCTCGCCACACAAATCGGTATCTACGTAGCGTTCTACTTCTTTGCTGTTGTCTGCTTCTTTATTGGTGCTTACGTCATCTTCGTCATCCCAGAGACCAGGGGAAGAACGCTCGAAGATATTTATGGAGATTTGATCAAGAAGAAGGATAGAATAGTTGTCGCAGAGAAATATGTTGCGGCAGAACCTTGAAGAGACGATACAATGACGTGGCTCTGTGATTCGGACAGATTTAATGCTACATCCACACGCTGGCTGTTTGTCACAAACACCGCAAAGAGCAAACGAAGTCCCAAACTTCAACCACAATCACCCAACACAAACAGCCATCCACATGCTTGGCAAACGTTCATGACATTCCGAATCTGCAAACATGCATCCTTTGATCTGGCAAGAAAATCGACACCGATGCCGAACACTGCccaacacaaacaca harbors:
- the LOC123701949 gene encoding facilitated trehalose transporter Tret1-like, which encodes MIIIIIIIRPTTAYYTICFLFSVNIPVFSYGASIGWMSPMSLLLQSEESPRAVPLTDIELSWMASIAYLVCLPGSWILAIIADNIGRKNTLFIISLSALASWTLLLCSVETWALITARALVGVTMSGVYVVCPIYIKEISDDSIRGSLGCLIGVFHTVGNLFLYVIGDMLNYNTILWICLSIPFIHMLIFTTMPETPSYLMKRGKDEQAVKALAWLRCKSENDVDVIKELERMRNEQENDAEANKFLLKSIYNNKILFRAFCIALIAVLAREACGAVPVLNFAGEIFTVSSEGSGLILSPNQQAILLGAVQVLGSVVASSVVEKTGRKSLMFFTSLLSGISMGSLATWFLLKELGVYATSWVPLLTLCMCIFCDSAGLQPVAMVVAGEIFSFKYRGTVMAIAMSIASFSDFIQLLFFKPLATQIGIYVAFYFFAVVCFFIGAYVIFVIPETRGRTLEDIYGDLIKKKDRIVVAEKYVAAEP